A single Gasterosteus aculeatus chromosome 2, fGasAcu3.hap1.1, whole genome shotgun sequence DNA region contains:
- the LOC120828863 gene encoding uncharacterized protein LOC120828863 codes for MEDDCVCDYDSTWDTESDGDDPAGESQTRRSCQDKNKSGWTLTWHHAPRNMRAAKDMQTYRRGYPNLTDDECSEDKMNNLQFYLNNFPSAPDDIYIESFLKEWKNDYKRLERVHSYIQWLFPLREPGVNYMASELTKKEIEAFKKNEDAKKRLVESYELMLGFYGMRLVNKETGEVKRADNWKERFGNLERNMHNNLRITRILKSLGELGFEHYQAPLVRFFLEETLVKKTLSSVKRSVLDYFLFAVLDKQKRQELLRFAYSHFEPKDKFVWCPRKVQKQFRKAEKRADGDGKDDACSRSRSKDGEAVVQQKEDGMDDVPRAQKGTDKTASKDKNKVSEASPETPPEAETLGNGNADSNDVLGNGHDSADDVDEMDQSSSPDSAKAKSEPCADSEDAATKDAAQEADSVMQTDEDVDTEKPPKKKREDNKELHSNGSAGDSASEETKEKAAANKAAGQTPPKTSKHSPCLSSGREEKIPRTDFNQAPDKRKEEETSKANVSATNGSGTSNDGGQTNGKESEDVDMESNPSSSEQNVKSS; via the exons ATGGAGGACGACTGTGTTTGCGACTACGACTCGACCTGGGACACGGAGAGTGATGGAGACGACCCGGCCGGAGAGAGCCAGACCCGTCGGTCGTgtcaagacaaaaacaaatccgGCTGGACCTTAACT TGGCATCACGCGCCCAGAAACATGAGGGCAGCAAAGGACATGCAGACCTACAGGAGAGGATATCCA AATCTCACTGATGACGAGTGCTCCGAAGACAAAATGAACAATTTGCAGTTTTATCTAAATAATTTCCCCTCGGCTCCTGATG ATATCTACATTGAATCCTTTCTTAAGGAGTGGAAAAATGACTACAAGCGACTGGAGAGAGTTCACTCCTACATCCAGTG GTTGTTCCCACTGCGAGAGCCTGGGGTTAATTACATGGCTTCAGAACtcacaaagaaagaaattgaa GCCTTCAAGAAGAACGAGGACGCCAAGAAGAGGCTAGTCGAGTCCTATGAACTCATGTTGGGCTTCTACGGCATGCGTCTGGTCAACAAGGAGACGGGCGAAGTGAAACGAGCAGACAATTGGAAGGAGCGATTTGGCAACTTGGAGCG GAACATGCACAACAACCTGCGCATCACTCGCATCCTGAAGAGCCTCGGGGAGCTGGGCTTTGAGCACTACCAGGCCCCTCTAGTGCGCTTCTTCCTGGAGGAGACGCTGGTGAAGAAGACGCTCAGCAGCGTGAAACGTAGCGTGCTCGACTACTTCCTGTTCGCGGTCCTGGACAAGCAGAAACGCCAGGAGCTCCTGCGCTTTGCCTACAGTCATTTCGAGCCAAAGGACAAGTTTGTGTGGTGTCCCCGGAAGGTCCAGAAACAATTCAGGAAGGCCGAGAAAAGAGCAGACGGAGACGGAAAAGATGACGCGTGTTCCCGGAGCAGAAGCAAAGACGGAGAGGCGGTGGTGCAACAAAAGGAGGATGGAATGGATGATGTCCCGAGGGCTCAGAAAGGAACGGATAAAACGGCgagtaaagacaaaaacaaagtgtcCGAGGCGTCCCCCGAGACACCGCCAGAGGCAGAGACTCTCGGAAACGGAAATGCCGACTCCAATGACGTTTTGGGGAACGGACACGACTCTGCAGACGACGTCGATGAAATGGATCAGTCGTCCAGTCCCGACTCGGCGAAGGCCAAAAGCGAGCCGTGTGCGGACAGCGAGGACGCAGCTACCAAGGACGCGGCACAGGAGGCAGACAGCGTTATGCAAACGGACGAGGACGTAGACACCGAGAAGCCGcccaagaagaagagagaggacaACAAGGAGCTGCACAGCAACGGCTCTGCTGGCGACTCGGCGAGCGAGGAGACGAAGGAGAAAGCCGCCGCCAATAAAGCCGCCGGTCAAACGCCCCCTAAGACTTCAAAACATTCGCCCTGTCTTTCTTCTGGACGAGAGGAAAAAATCCCAAGGACTGATTTTAATCAGGCGCCGGAtaaaaggaaagaggaggaaacgtCGAAGGCGAACGTGTCGGCAACAAACGGGTCAGGGACGAGCAACGATGGCGGACAGACGAATGGGAAAGAGTCGGAGGACGTCGACATGGAATCAAACCCCTCGAGCTCCGAGCAGAATGTGAAGAGCTCATGA
- the col9a3 gene encoding collagen alpha-3(IX) chain — protein MEVFSALWVLLLCQLLASSSAQRPGPRGAPGPQGPEGPLGRDGTDGKPGPAGLPGKIGPKGKAGLPGGAGKPGLPGLPGVDGLTGPDGPAGKDGPPGDSGDPGPSGPPGPPGRGRTGAAGLPGTNGWPGGLGPQGPAGAEGLPGLPGPSGPDGPPGLPGTLQDLSGDLLCPAICPSGPSGPSGMPGFKGHTGHKGDKGEVGKNGEKGDSGPPGPPGIPGTVGLQGPRGLRGLQGPIGSVGDRGLPGFRGKQGIAGIIGKTGDVGEKGPQGFRGPKGEIGKIGPKGGPGGPGPKGEPGIPGRDGKDGTPGLDGEKGDAGRHGVVGEKGPNGLPGLQGKAGSKGSAGAVGDPGKFGETGPYGEPGIPGDIGVPGERGIPGPRGVAGGIGPTGNTGPQGGKGFQGINGALGDPGLPGPTGIRGEFGERGPVGALGAKGDMGVAGSDGLPGENGEPGPFGPVGQKGESGKRGELGPKGVTGPQGELGARGLPGKTGPMGFQGEQGRPGIAGKTGVPGKLTSEQHIRELCGSMIDDQIAQLAANLRRPLAPGMVGRPGPVGTPGKTGVVGSIGHPGPRGPPGYRGLPGELGDPGPRGDVGNHGDKGPIGKAVDGPAGDQGYQGLPGVPGIVKDGRDGSPGDPGEPGEAGRVGRTGHQGPPGICDTTPCQGASAAGKSSNPKNH, from the exons ATGGAGGTGTTCTCTGCGCTTTGGGTGCTCTTGCTGTGCCAGCTGTTGGCCTCTTCCTCTGCCCAG AGGCCGGGCCCCAGAGGAGCTCCTGGCCCCCAAGGACCCGAAGGGCCACTAGGAAGGGATGGAACCGAT GGAAAACCGGGACCTGCTGGACTACCGGGAAAAATA GGTCCGAAAGGGAAGGCAGGACTACCGGGGGGAGCAGGAAAACCAGGCCTGCCGGGACTCCCAGGGGTGGAC GGTTTGACAGGACCTGATGGTCCCGCTGGGAAGGACGGACCCCCGGGGGATTCA GGAGACCCCGGACCTTCTGGCCCACCCGGACCTCCT GGCAGAGGGAGAACAGGAGCTGCA GGACTACCTGGAACCAACGGGTGGCCGGGCGGACTCGGACCACAAGGTCCAGCG GGTGCCGAGGGTCTTCCAGGACTTCCCGGACCTTCCGGCCCCGACGGACCGCCA GGTCTCCCTGGCACCCTGCAGGATCTCAGCGGCGACCTCCTG TGCCCCGCTATCTGTCCCTCCGGCCCCTCCGGCCCGTCCGGCATGCCGGGATTCAAG GGTCACACGGGGCACAAGGGAGACAAGGGAGAGGTTGGAAAAAATGGAGAGAAG GGTGACTCCGGACCACCCGGCCCTCCAGGTATCCCTGGGACTGTGGGTCTGCAG GGCCCACGTGGTCTCCGAGGTTTACAGGGCCCAATAGGATCTGTGGGAGACAGA GGCCTGCCTGGTTTCAGAGGCAAACAAGGCATTGCTGGCATCATTGGAAAGACA GGCGACGTCGGAGAAAAGGGACCACAGGGATTCAGAGGCCCCAAAGGAGAAATT GGTAAAATTGGCCCCAAAGGAGGTCCTGGAGGACCTGGACCCAAAGGGGAGCCT GGAATCCCTGGCAGAGATGGCAAAGACGGTACCCCGGGATTAGATGGTGAGAAG GGTGATGCTGGACGCCACGGGGTAGTTGGAGAGAAAGGACCCAACGGACTTCCT GGTCTGCAAGGAAAGGCTGGTTCAAAGGGGTCTGCAGGAGCAGTT gggGATCCAGGGAAGTTTGGGGAGACAGGACCCTATGGAGAGCCAGGTATTCCT GGTGATATCGGCGTCCCAGGAGAGCGGGGGATACCCGGACCCAGAGGCGTGGCC GGAGGCATTGGGCCGACGGGCAACACTGGACCTCAGGGAGGGAAAGGCTTCCAG GGGATAAACGGAGCCTTGGGGGATCCAGGTCTTCCAGGTCCAACGGGTATCCGCGGAGAGTTCGGCGAAAGG GGTCCAGTTGGAGCTCTCGGAGCCAAAGGAGACATG GGTGTGGCAGGAAGTGACGGCCTGCCGGGAGAGAACGGAGAGCCT GGTCCTTTCGGCCCAGTTGGACAAAAGGGAGAG TCAGGGAAGCGGGGCGAACTCGGACCGAAAGGCGTGACGGGTCCACAAGGAGAGCTCGGGGCCAGAGGGCTTCCAGGGAAAACAGGACCAATGGGCTTCCAAGGGGAGCAGGGTCGGCCCGGAATCGCAGGAAAGACCGGCGTTCCT GGTAAACTGACGAGTGAGCAGCACATCAGAGAGCTGTGTGGCTCAATGATCGATG ACCAGATCGCACAGCTGGCGGCTAACCTTCGGAGGCCCCTGGCCCCTGGAATGGTGGGCCGCCCCGGCCCCGTGGGGACTCCGGGGAAGACGGGAGTTGTGGGCTCCATTGGGCACCCGGGTCCACGCGGGCCACCGGGGTACAGAGGCCTGCCAGGAGAGCTCGGGGACCCGGGACCAAGAG GGGACGTTGGTAACCATGGTGACAAGGGACCCATTGGCAAAGCGGTGGATGGGCCCGCTGGAGACCAAGGATACCAAG GTCTTCCAGGAGTACCTGGAATTGTTAAAGATGGCCGTGACGGGTCTCCGGGAGATCCAGGCGAGCCCGGAGAGGCCGGCAGGGTGGGCAGGACGGGGCACCAGGGACCTCCTGGAATCTGTGACACGACGCCCTGCCAGGGAGCATCGGCCGCTGGGAAGTCCTCCAACCCCAAAAACCATTAA
- the LOC120828866 gene encoding transcription factor-like 5 protein: MSSDPSVCATLHVPPSPVTIDRGQVLAIHHAQVPGPEAALIEMSEVEYTHLQHLIHVHMEPHVAAAGWHLAAAASGGAAAEDDALTSPIVTTQAIDLSTSTDEHYQAMPAEKTPGSRGEVPGFVLARVRVEDTPTEIRSSSNTSSQARSRSAARVCLEKRFNALSADAPRPQEVQSAVFSNFLTVLQQSAEAQEAVIHMTNPFEDCSPYGGSVFNQVTNICEQVIGSNSYMVEPDKHQGLIIPKGFSFNFHPERVVTKAHYTISGSNSTAEQQLVTTGNDVGTPAVFRKHGGPRPGRAASAAPDSAGESGSSASKRARSHISLIQRRERHNSKERERRKRIRLYCDELNTLVPFCKSYTDKVTTLQWTTAFLSYIQQTYGDAFKEEFQNAFADGKGPFLKSSLSSGPDATHRGTDEALSISHVVEQ, from the exons ATGTCGTCAGACCCCTCGGTTTGTGCAACCCTCCACGTACCACCTTCACCCGTGACCATCGACCGCGGGCAGGTGCTCGCGATCCATCACGCCCAGGTGCCGGGACCCGAGGCCGCTCTGATTGAGATGTCCGAGGTCGAGTACACACACCTCCAGCACCTCATCCACGTGCACATGGAGCCGCACGTCGCCGCGGCCGGGTGGCATCTGGCGGCAGCCGCGTCCGGAGGGGCGGCGGCGGAAGACGACGCGCTGACTTCCCCCATCGTCACCACTCAGGCTATTGACCTGTCGACCTCGACCGATGAACACTATCAGGCGATGCCAGCAGAGAAGACGCCTGGTTCTCGCGGGGAGGTCCCGGGTTTCGTGCTGGCCAGGGTCCGAGTTGAAGACACGCCGACTGAGATACGCTCCAGCAGCAACACGTCCTCACAGGCGCGATCCAGATCGGCCGCCAGAGTCTGCTTGGAGAAAAGGTTTAACGCCCTGTCCGCCGACGCCCCAAGACCGCAAGAGGTCCAGTCCGCTGTTTTCAGCAA TTTCTTGACAGTACTTCAGCAGTCAGCGGAGGCGCAAGAGGCAGTCATACACATGACGAATCCTTTTGAGGACTGCAGCCCATACGGAGGCAGCGTATTTAACCAAGTCACCAACATATGTGAACAA GTGATTGGCAGTAATTCTTACATGGTTGAACCCGACAAGCATCAGGGTCTAATCATCCCGAAGGGTTTCTCCTTTAACTTCCACCCGGAAAGGGTCGTCACGAAAGCTCACTACACAATAAGTGGCAGCAACTCCACAGCGGAGCAGCAGTTGGTGACCACAGGAA ATGACGTGGGGACACCGGCCGTCTTCAGGAAGCACGGCGGCCCCAGACCCGGCCGGGCTGCGTCGGCTGCCCCGGACTCAGCCGGAGAAAGCGGGAGCAGCGCCTCGAAAAGAGCTCGATCTCATATATCGCTCATCCAGCGCCGGGAGAGACACAACAGCAAGGAGAGGGAACGCAG GAAGAGGATCCGTCTGTACTGTGACGAGCTGAACACGCTGGTGCCGTTTTGTAAGTCGTATACAGACAAAGTCACCACCCTGCAGTGGACGACCGCCTTCCTCAGTTACATCCAGCAAACATACGGAGACGCCTTCAAAGAA GAGTTCCAGAACGCATTCGCTGATGGGAAAGGACCCTTTCTTAAATCCAGCCTTTCTTCCGGCCCGGACGCGACCCACCGGGGGACGGACGAGGCTCTGAGCATCTCTCATGTGGTCGAGCAATGA